Proteins encoded by one window of Mercenaria mercenaria strain notata chromosome 4, MADL_Memer_1, whole genome shotgun sequence:
- the LOC128556129 gene encoding uncharacterized protein LOC128556129, whose product MWFDEGQKQEEKSKTIWQGKLNWLNEYENNFGSEVFVKSNITTPSNRLQKPRKRVEGSARISNSSPQNEHYRSEITGLWWRERKRKKQRQNVQERAKSDDSKQRRNIQENARINQTDNQVNPKVINLSTIDLSNNEVNLLSKGLKFTPTPNGNKAEHQTDIKEFCRKLRLSEIFHKDEEAQTTEDMPLVRNKTGWNPPKSKDKVLEEVIQSLKEYPTDSNASIKGNLSKNSKTALKTLLDNTSLIIKEADKGGAVVCMDKKYYRDKILEMLSDTSYYESIDEHADSRTQRLIHDTINKYGKGLMKEEKDYLLNFEYTTSYFYGLPKIHKSKIIADELKKQNSEYIKVPIPDDVPFRPIVGGPNSVTQRLSHFLDIILKPFCEEVPSFIRDDLDFLNYLPEQVEENSTLVTFDVISLYTNIPHDLGLEAVRFWIEKIPGKIETRFKIAFILKSLQIILQNNVFYFDGRFYVQKKGTAMGTRVAPTYATLVLGYLEETLYNNIKHRYSSEFASYLRLNWKRFLDDCFLILNKKINALEFLQELNKLHPSIQFTCSENDVIMPSLDILVKKSGNSIKTDMYCNADARVY is encoded by the exons atgtgGTTTGATGAAGgccaaaaacaagaagaaaagtctAAGACTATATGGCAAGGGAAGTTGAACTGGCTTAACGAATACGAGAACAATTTCGGCTCTGAAGTATTCGTCAAGAGCAATATAACAACCCCATCTAACAGACTTCAAAAACCAAGAAAGAGAGTGGAGGGTAGTGCAAGAATATCTAATAGCTCACCACAAAACGAACATTATAGATCTGAAATTACAGGCCT ATGGTGGCGGGAACGAAAACGCAAAAAACAACGACAAAACGTACAGGAAAGAGCCAAATCAGACGATAGCAAACAGCGACGAAACATACAGGAAAATGCTCGGATAAATCAAACAGACAACCAAGTTAACCCTAAGGTAATTAATCTTTCAACGATAGATTTAAGTAATAATGAAGTTAATTTATTAAGTAAGGGTCTTAAGTTTACGCCAACCCCCAATGGAAATAAAGCAGAACATCAGACTGATATCAAAGAATTTTGCCGAAAATTAAGATTaagtgaaatatttcacaaagaCGAGGAAGCACAGACAACAGAAGATATGCCTCTAGTCAGAAATAAAACTGGATGGAATCCTCCTAAGAGCAAAGACAAGGTATTAGAGGAAGTAATTCAATCGTTGAAAGAATACCCCACAGATAGCAATGCTTCAATTAAAGGTAATTTATCTAAAAACAGCAAAACTGCATTAAAAACACTACTGGATAACACATCATTAATTATCAAAGAAGCAGATAAAGGCGGAGCCGTGGTATGTATGGATAAGAAATATTATAGAgacaaaattttagaaatgttgaGTGATACTAGTTATTACGAAAGCATAGATGAACATGCAGATTCCAGAACGCAACGGTTAATACACGATACTATAAATAAGTATGGCAAAGGTCtaatgaaagaagaaaaagactatttattaaattttgaatacaCAACTAGTTATTTCTACGGCTTACCAAAGATCCATAAAAGTAAGATAATAGCAGATGAACTAAAGAAACAAAACTCCGAATACATAAAAGTCCCAATCCCAGATGACGTTCCTTTCAGACCAATAGTCGGTGGACCTAATAGTGTTACGCAGAGACTCAGTCATTTTCTTGATATTATACTAAAACCATTTTGTGAAGAGGTCCCCAGTTTCATCAGAGACGACTTAGATTTTCTTAACTATTTACCAGAACAGGTCGAAGAGAATTCAACACTCGTAACCTTTGATGTAATAAGCTTATACACAAATATCCCTCATGACCTTGGATTGGAAGCGGTTCGTTTTTGGATAGAAAAAATACCAGGAAAAATAGAGACACGTTTTAAAATAGCGTTCATTCTTAAATCTCTTCAAATTATACTACAGAATAACGTTTTTTATTTTGACGGTAGATTCTACGTCCAGAAAAAGGGCACAGCAATGGGTACGAGGGTCGCTCCAACTTACGCAACATTAGTACTTGGATACTTAGAGGAAAcactttacaacaatataaaacatagaTACAGTTCTGAATTTGCCAGTTACTTACGCCTTAACTGGAAGCGATTTCTGGATGATTGTTTTTTAattctgaacaagaaaattaaCGCATTAGAATTTTTGCAAGAACTTAATAAGTTACATCCTAGTATACAGTTCACATGCAGCGAGAATGATGTTATCATGCCGTCCTTAGATATTCTtgttaaaaaatctggaaatagtATAAAGACGGACATGTACT